A stretch of Hippoglossus hippoglossus isolate fHipHip1 chromosome 20, fHipHip1.pri, whole genome shotgun sequence DNA encodes these proteins:
- the ezh2 gene encoding histone-lysine N-methyltransferase EZH2: MVLTGKRSEKGPACWKRRVKSEYMRLRQLKRFRRADEVKSMFSTNRQKIVKRTDILNQEWKTRRIQPVHIMTSVSSLRGTRECTVDSGFSEFPRQVIPLKTLNAVASVPVMYSWSPLQQNFMVEDETVLHNIPYMGDEILDQDGTFIEELIKNYDGKVHGDRECGFINDEIFVELVNALSQYSDNEDDDDEEEQDFKVDKMELCDSKEHPEDPRKDGLLNSESRTSSDSSKKFPSDKIFEAISSMFPDKGSTEELKEKYKELTEQQLPGALPPECTPNIDGPNARSVQREQSLHSFHTLFCRRCFKYDCFLHPFHATPNTYKRKNLENLVESKPCGIDCYMYLVQDGMVREYPEGVVAERAKTPSKRTVGRRRGRLPNSRPSTPTVSSETKDTDSDQEESKDDERDDKDDDDKKDDNTSSSEGNSRCQTPVKMKLTDEAEAVEWSGAEASLFRVLIGTYYDNYCAIARLIGTKTCRQVYEFRVKESSIIARAPAEDEDTPPRKKKRKHRLWATHCRKIQLKKDGSSNHVYNYQPCDHPRQPCDSSCPCVTAQNFCEKFCQCSSECQNRFPGCRCKAQCNTKQCPCYLAVRECDPDLCLTCGAADHWDSKNVSCKNCSIQRGAKKHLLLAPSDVAGWGIFIKEPVQKNEFISEYCGEIISQDEADRRGKVYDKYMCSFLFNLNNDFVVDATRKGNKIRFANHSVNPNCYAKVMMVNGDHRIGIFAKRAIQTGEELFFDYRYSQADALKYVGIERELEIA, translated from the exons ATGGTGCTCACTGGGAAGCGCTCGGAGAAAGGTCCCGCTTGCTGGAAGAGGAGGGTCAAGTCTGAGTACATGAGGCTGCGGCAGCTCAAACGCTTCAGACGGGCCGACGAGGTCAAG AGCATGTTCAGCACCAATCGTCAGAAGATCGTGAAGCGAACTGACATTCTGAACCAGGAGTGGAAGACCCGGCGAATCCAGCCTGTCCACATCATGACGTCCGTCAGCTCTCTAAGAGGAACCCGAGAG TGTACGGTGGATAGCGGCTTCTCAGAGTTCCCTCGGCAGGTCATCCCCCTGAAGACGCTCAACGCTGTGGCCTCAGTGCCGGTCATGTACTCCTGGTCACCGCTGCAGCAGAACTTCATG GTGGAGGATGAGACGGTGCTGCACAACATCCCTTACATGGGAGACGAGATCCTGGACCAGGATGGTACTTTCATAGAAGAGCTTATCAAGAACTATGACGGCAAAGTCCACGGAGACAGAG AGTGCGGCTTCATCAACGACGAGATCTTCGTGGAGCTGGTTAATGCTCTGTCACAGTACAGCGACAACGAGGATGACGACGACGAGGAAGAACAGGACTTCAAGGTCGACAAGATGGAGCTGTGTGACAGCAAGGAGCACCCGGAAGACCCCCGCAAGGATGGGCTCCTTAACAGTGAGA GCCGAACCAGCAGCGACAGCTCCAAGAAGTTTCCGTCGGACAAGATTTTTGAagccatctcctccatgttcccCGACAAGGGCTCCACTGAGGAGCTCAAAGAGAA GTACAAGGAGTtgacggagcagcagctgccCGGCGCGCTGCCGCCTGAATGCACGCCGAACATCGACGGCCCCAACGCCCGCTCTGTGCAGCGTGAACAGAGCCTGCACTCCTTCCACACACTGTTCTGCCGGCGCTGCTTCAAATATGACTGCTTCCTCCACC CTTTCCACGCAACTCCAAACACGTATAAACGCAAGAACCTGGAGAACCTGGTGGAAAGTAAACCCTGCGGCATCGACTGCTACATGTACCTGGTGCAG GACGGGATGGTGAGGGAGTACCCGGAAGGCGTGGTCGCTGAACGAGCCAAAACTCCCTCCAAGCGCACAGTGGGCCGTCGCCGCGGACGACTGCCCAACAGCCGGCCCAGTACTCCCACCGTGTCCTCGGAAACCAAAGACACCGACAGCGACCAAGAGGAAAGCAAAGACGATGAGCGGGACGACAAAGACGATGACGACAAGAAGGACGACAACACCAGCAGCTCAG AGGGGAACTCGCGCTGTCAGACTCCAGTGAAGATGAAGCTGACGGATGAGGCTGAGGCGGTGGAGTGGAGCGGAGCCGAAGCTTCTCTCTTCAGGGTTCTCATCGGGACATACTACGACAACTACTGCGCCATCGCACGGCTCATAGGCACCAAGACCTGCAGACAG GTTTACGAATTCAGGGTCAAGGAGTCGAGCATCATCGCTCGGGCTCCTGCCGAAGACGAGGACACGCCTccgaggaagaagaagaggaaacacagactgtGGGCCACTCACTGCAGGAAGATTCAGCTgaagaaag ACGGCTCGTCCAATCACGTGTACAACTACCAGCCGTGTGACCACCCACGGCAGCCCTGCGACTCGTCCTGTCCCTGCGTCACCGCTCAAAACTTCTGTGAAAAGTTCTGCCAGTGCAGCTCTGAGT GTCAGAATAGATTCCCGGGTTGCCGGTGCAAAGCCCAGTGTAACACCAAGCAGTGTCCCTGCTACCTGGCGGTGAGGGAGTGTGACCCCGACCTCTGCCTGACCTGCGGCGCCGCCGACCACTGGGACAGCAAAAACGTGTCCTGCAAGAACTGCTCCATCCAGAGAGGAGCCAAGAAG CACCTGCTGCTCGCCCCGTCAGATGTGGCAGGTTGGGGCATCTTCATCAAAGAGCCGGTCCAGAAAAACGAGTTCATCTCGGAGTACTGTGGAGAG attATCTCTCAGGATGAGGCCGACCGCAGAGGAAAGGTCTACGACAAATACATGTGCAGCTTCCTCTTCAACCTCAACAacg aCTTTGTTGTTGACGCCACgagaaaaggaaacaagatCCGCTTCGCCAACCACTCGGTCAATCCCAACTGCTATGCAAAAG TGATGATGGTGAACGGAGATCACCGGATCGGGATCTTTGCCAAGCGAGCCATCCAGACCGGAGAGGAGCTCTTCTTCGACTACAG GTACAGTCAGGCGGACGCTCTGAAGTACGTCGGGATCGAGCGGGAGCTGGAGATCGCCTGA